In one Brassica oleracea var. oleracea cultivar TO1000 chromosome C9, BOL, whole genome shotgun sequence genomic region, the following are encoded:
- the LOC106315630 gene encoding diacylglycerol kinase 3 — MDAPTEKFVALEADDTTSMRGCGLANLTWVGVDKEELRQRLMMPEYIRLAMRDCIKRQDTTAIPDHLLLPGGAVADMAPHAPMVVFINPKSGGRHGPVLKERLQQLMSEEQVFDLTEVKPNEFVRYGLACLEKVAGEGDECAKECRARLRIMVAGGDGTVGWVLGCLGELNKDGTLPIPPVGVIPLGTGNDLSRSFGWGGSFPFAWRIAVKRTLHRASMGPVARLDSWKILVSMPSGEVVDPPYSLKPAEENELDQGLDVGVDAPLVAKSYEGVFYNYLSIGMDAQVAYGFHHLRNTKPYLAQGPISNKLIYSGFSCTQGWFCTPFASDPGLRGLRNILKIHIKKVYCSEWEEIAVPKNVRSVVALNLESYGSGSHPWGNLKPDYLEKRGFVEAHCDDGLIEIFAFKHGWHASFVMTELISAKHIAQAAAVRFELRGGDWKDAFLQMDGEPWKQPMSTDYSTFVEIKKVPFQSLMINGV, encoded by the exons ATGGATGCGCCGACGGAGAAATTCGTGGCCTTAGAGGCTGATGACACGACGTCGATGAGAGGCTGCGGACTCGCTAATCTGACGTGGGTCGGTGTAGACAAGGAGGAGCTTCGCCAGAGGCTGATGATGCCTGAGTACATCCGTCTCGCCATGCGCGACTGTATCAAACGCCAAGATACCACCGCCATTCCCGACCATTTGCTTCTTCCCGGTGGCGCCGTCGCCGATATGGCTCCCCACGCGCCGATGGTTGTCTTCATCAACCCTAAAAGCGGTGGTCGTCATGGTCCTGTGCTTAAAGAGAGGCTTCAACAGTTGATGAGCGAAGAGCAG GTGTTTGATCTTACGGAAGTGAAGCCTAATGAGTTTGTTCGATATGGCTTGGCGTGTTTGGAGAAAGTGGCAGGGGAAGGAGATGAATGTGCTAAAGAATGCAGAGCAAGGTTGAGGATTATG GTTGCAGGAGGAGATGGTACTGTTGGTTGGGTTCTTGGATGTCTTGGAGAGCTTAACAAAGATGGAACGTTACCAATTCCTCCTGTTGGCGTGATCCCTCTCGGTACAGGCAATGATCTCTCTAGGAGTTTTGGTTGG GGTGGTTCGTTCCCTTTTGCTTGGAGAATTGCTGTTAAAAGAACGCTCCATCGTGCAAGTATGGGTCCAGTTGCTCGACTAGATAG CTGGAAGATTCTAGTGTCAATGCCATCTGGAGAAGTGGTGGATCCTCCTTATTCTTTAAAACCAGCCGAGGAAAACGAACTCGACCAG GGCTTGGACGTGGGAGTAGACGCGCCTCTGGTGGCAAAGTCCTATGAAGGAGTGTTCTACAACTACTTAAGCATAGGTATGGATGCTCAAGTTGCATATGGCTTCCATCATCTTCGCAACACTAAACCATATCTTGCTCAAGGCCCTATCTCCAACAAG CTTATTTATTCAGGCTTTAGTTGCACTCAGGGTTGGTTTTGCACGCCCTTTGCCAGTGATCCAGGCTTAAG GGGACTTAGGAATATATTGAAGATCCACATCAAGAAGGTTTACTGCTCTGAGTGGGAAGAGATAGCAGTTCCCAAAAA TGTGAGATCAGTTGTGGCATTGAATCTTGAAAGCTATGGAAGTGGAAGTCATCCATGGGGTAATCTAAAACCGGACTATCTAGAGAAG AGAGGATTTGTGGAGGCTCATTGTGATGATGGTTTGATAGAGATCTTTGCTTTCAAGCATGGATGGCATGCGTCATTTGTCATGACTGAGCTCATCTCAGCCAAGCACATAGCTCAG GCTGCTGCGGTTAGATTTGAGCTAAGAGGAGGTGACTGGAAAGATGCCTTCTTGCAGATGGATGGAGAACCATGGAAGCAACCGATGAGCACTGATTACTCAACGTTTGTGGAGATTAAGAAAGTTCCTTTTCAATCTCTAATGATAAATGGTGTGTGA